In the Helianthus annuus cultivar XRQ/B chromosome 11, HanXRQr2.0-SUNRISE, whole genome shotgun sequence genome, one interval contains:
- the LOC110922788 gene encoding glycine-rich cell wall structural protein-like, whose protein sequence is MKIRKGLVLLALLFAFGIIVSSARLLDIADDKLELDDERKRSIDKAGIVERGVLEVSDDDDSLEKTAAGIGGGGSGGGSVGGGGSGGHGGGHGGGSGGGGSGGGSGGGGKGGGSGGSGGGGGTGGGGSGGGKGGGGSGGSGGGKGGSGGSGGSGGGGGGSGGGKGGGGSSGGGHGGSGGGKGGSGGGGKGGGSGGSGGGGGTGGGGSGGGGKGGGSGGSGGGGGTGGGGSGGGGKGGGSGGSGGGGGTGGGGSGGGGSGGGKGGGGSGGSGGGKGGSGGSGGSGGGGGSSGGSGGGKGGGGSGGGKGGGGGSGGGGTGGSGGSKGGGGSGGAGHGGGGGGSGGSGGGGSKGGGGSGGGGHGGSGGSGGGGSKGGGGSSGGGHGGGSGGSGGGGSKGGSGGGGGGGGRKGGGGSSGGGGGSGGGGHGGGSGGGGGSGGGGHGGGSGGSGGSGGGGHGGGSGGGGGKGGGSGGSGGSHGGSGGGHGGSKGGGGAGGGGGVGGGVGGGGGGGGGKE, encoded by the exons ATGAAGATCAGAAAGGGTTTGGTTTTGTTGGCTCTTTTATTTGCTTTTGGAATTATCGTGTCTTCTGCAAGATTACTTGATATTGCTGATGACA AGTTGGAACTTGATGACGAAAGGAAACGCTCAATAGATAAAGCCGGTATTGTGGAAAGAGGAGTTCTTGAAGTAAGTGATGACGATGACTCATTAGAAAAGACTGCTGCCGGCATAGGAGGTGGTGGAAGCGGCGGTGGCAGCGTGGGAGGTGGTGGGAGTGGTGGCCATGGTGGTGGCCATGGAGgtggaagtggtggtggtggtagtggcggTGGCAGCGGAGGTGGAGGAAAGGGAGGCGGTAGTGGTGGTAgtggaggaggtggaggaacggGAGGTGGTGGCAGTGGAGGCGGAAagggtggtggtggcagtggaggTAGTGGCGGGGGCAAAGGAGGTAGCGGAGGCAGTGGAGGTAGCGGAGGCGGAGGTGGAGGTAGTGGTGGGGGCaaaggaggtggtggaagcagtGGTGGTGGACATGGAGGGAGTGGAGGAGGAAAGGGTGGCAGCGGAGGTGGAGGAAAGGGAGGCGGTAGTGGTGGCAgtggaggaggtggaggaacggGAGGTGGCGGTAGCGGAGGTGGAGGAAAGGGAGGCGGTAGTGGTGGCAgtggaggaggtggaggaacggGAGGTGGCGGTAGCGGAGGTGGAGGAAAGGGAGGCGGTAGTGGTGGCAgtggaggaggtggaggaacggGAGGTGGCGGTAGCGGAGGTGGTGGCAGTGGAGGCGGAAAGGGTGGCGGTGGCAGTGGAGGTAGTGGTGGGGGCAAAGGAGGTAGTGGAGGTAGTGGAGGTAGCGGAGGCGGAGGTGGTAGTAGCGGAGGTAGTGGTGGGGGCAAAGGAGGTGGTGGCAGTGGAGGTGGTAAAGGAGGAGGCGGTGGTAGTGGAGGCGGTGGCACTGGAGGTAGTGGAGGAAGCAAGGGAGGGGGTGGTAGCGGTGGTGCTGGAcacggaggaggaggaggaggaagcgGAGGTAGTGGAGGCGGAGGAAGCAAGGGCGGGGGTGGTAGCGGTGGTGGTGGACATGGCGGAAGCGGAGGTAGTGGAGGCGGAGGAAGCAAAGGAGGGGGTGGCAGCAGCGGGGGTGGACATGGTGGAGGAAGTGGAGGTAGTGGGGGTGGAGGAAGCAAGGGAGGtagtggtggaggtggtggtggtggaggtagaAAGGGAGGGGGCGGTAGcagcggaggaggaggaggaagtgGAGGCGGAGGAcatggtggtggcagcggaggaggaggaggaagtgGAGGCGGTGGACATGGTGGAGGCAGCGGAGGAAGTGGAGGAAGTGGAGGCGGTGGACATGGTGGAGGCAGCGGAGGTGGAGGAGGCAAGGGAGGAGGCAGTGGTGGAAGTGGTGGATCACATGGTGGGAGTGGTGGCGGACACGGTGGCTCTAAAGGAGGTGGTGGTGCAGGGGGAGGTGGTGGTGTAGGTGGAGgagtcggaggtggaggtggtggaggCGGTGGTAAAGAATGA